The stretch of DNA CCCTGTGTCCTCAGGACCACCAAACATAACCCTTGCATCCTCAGGACCATCAAACATAACCCCTGCATCCTCAGGACCACCAAACATAACCCCTGCATCCTCAGGACCACCAAACATAATCCCTGCATCCTCAGGACCACCAAACATAACCCCTGCATCCTCAGGACCATCAAACATAACCCCTGCATCCTCAGGACCATCAAACATAACCCCTGCATCCTCAGGACCATCAAACATAACCCCTGCATCCTCAGGACCACCAAACATAACCCCTGCATCCTCAGGACCACCAAACATAAcccctgtgtcctcaagaccaccaaacaTAACCCCTGCTTCCTCAGGACCACCAAACATAACCCTTGCATCCTCAGGACCACCAAACATAACCCCTGCATCCTCAGGACCACCAAACATAACCCCTGCATCCTCAGGACCACCAAACATAATCCCTGCATCCTCAGGACCACCAAACATAAcccctgtgtcctcaagaccaccaaacaTAACCCTTGCATCCTCAGGACCACCAAACATAACCCCTGCATCCTCAGGACCACCAAACGTAACTCCTGCATCCTCAGGACCACCAAACATAACGCCTGCATCTTCAGGACCACCAAACATAACCCCCGTGTCCTCAGGACCACCAAACATGACCCATGTGTCCTCAGGACCACCAATGAGAACCCTGTATCCTTAAAACCATCTATCATATTCAGGTTTTCAAGGACCACCAAACATAACCCTGTATCCTAAGGACCATTGATATGGACAGTGCGATGAAGATAACAGTACATATGAGAATTcaggtttatatttattttttcatgtgtaAATGTCACAGGTTATAcacagaaatcacagaaattatagtgttttttttttaccgttgTTACAGTGCGGCATTATACCATCTGACTTCACAGTGTTTAGTAGCATCTTGACCATCACTGCTATAGAAGCTTGTAGGTTGGCACTGTTATGTTGGTCCTATTATGGGGGCACAAGGTGGTTGGCACTGTTATGTTAGTCCTTTTATGGGCATATTAACTAACTGGCTGTCCTCTTATGGGGTACTCTTTCTGAAATAGTTATTGTTGACCAATATTAAAAAAGGGCTAGAAAATTCTGAAATTCGGGATCTTCCGTCTGCAATTCATATTCCATCCTGCTGACACGCTTAGATgctgttaggacaaggagacacGTGGCGCATTTCATGTATCTGTCTGGGATTCCACAACATAgaacaatgctttttttttttttgtgcaaagagTCAAAGAGGCGTTCCCAAGCTTCTGAAGTGCTGAGGACTGGAACGCCTCCTCACTCCGCCTCTAATCCCTCCCTGTTTgactgacagtcagctggaagccgagccctgttacttatgtgaattgcagctgactgattccctttaaatattttcttaAAAATCCTAAAACTAACTAGTTATCAGCACTCATGACAATTGTTACATAATCATTCATTGCGCAAATTGGTAATAAATATTCTGTTGTTTCTCGATTACAGGCGCGTTTCTATTCACATGTCGCATTGATTCCGGCGCTGCTGCCTGGTAAGAGCGCACACATATTACAATGTATCCTCTtagtcttatatatatataaatatggtaATAATTATGACTCCAGCTCAGGTCACATTATGTTCATTATCCGTAGAGCGCCACTCATAGCCATGTGATCATAAGTAGTACTGAAATCCCCAATAGGATCGCTCCTGTGGCCACACTGATGTGCGCGGCTCCGTCGGGAATTGTAGCGTTGATTCCTCGGTTATTACAGAGGTCGGTGTTGCAGCAGAATATAATTTTGGAATCTCCAAGTGAGTCCGGATCGTCGGCAATACAGCTCGTAGATGAGGAGCAGCCGCGGATCACAACCTCGTTCCCTTGAAATGGGAAACCTGAAATATAATATAGACAGTATTATTATTCCTTTTAGGGGTCCTGGTTGATTCTGGTTGTTTATGGTCATGTCCAGCACATTTACCTAAGAGGAAAACAAAGAGAGTGCTTTGTGGTAAATCACTAATACAATATCTTATAATGCCCACACCGTAGGCGTGCTGAGCAGTCCAGATAAGGTTGTTGTAAGCAATGGGCAACCAAAAACAACTCAAAACAAAGATACAATCCTAGTGTGATAACAGGAGGAATAAATAAATAGTAGACAGGTAAGTACATTCATCTGCAATAAAGGGACAACATGCTGAGAGCATAAATCCCACCCTTGAGGTTGATGTCCATCACATGGTTAAAATCAATAACTATGATAAATAAATATGgaagtgattaaaaaaaagtatgatgGTAAGAGGTTCTGACACATAAAAAACCTGAAGTCATACCAGATAGGGAAGTGTTATCATATAAGCAaatgaaaattataaaaaaaaaaaaacaacaacaaaaaatgctaaaaacCAAGAATCCATGAGGAAAAGCAGAATGGCATAACTTGGGGTAAACCTTATACCCATGATGGTGCCacgtagtaacatagttcataaggttgaaaaaacctataaccctaatgagtccctaatgaGTCTCTACTTAGTTGATCTGggggaggcaaaaaaaaaaaaacttaatactagaggtaaaaattccttcctgactccaaatatgtcatcagaataaatccctggatcaacgttctgtctctataaatctaatatacataaccagcgatgttattactctccaaaaatgcatccagaccccttttaaattcttttacagagttccccatgaccacctcctcaggcagagaattccacagtctcactgctcttacagtaaagaacccccgtttgtgctggtgtagaaatcttctttcctctagacgtagaggatgcactcttgttatagatacagtcctgggtataaattgatcatggagagatctctgtactgtcccctgatatatttatacatagttattaggtctcccctaagccttcttttttcttaactaaataaccctaattctgataatctttctgggtactgtagtcctcctattccccgtattactctggttgcccgtctttgaactctctccagcTCCAGTATATGTTTTTTgtgcactggtgcccagtactgtacacagtattctatgtgtggtctgaccagtactgtacacagtattctatgtgtggtctgaccagtactgtacacagtattgtatgtgaggtctgaccagtactgtacacagtattctatttgtggtctgaccagtactgtacacagtattctatgtgtgatctgaccagtactgtacacagtattctatgtgtgatctgaccagtactgtacacagtattctatgtgtggtctgaccagtactgtacacagtattctatgtgtggtctgaccagtactgtacacagtattctatgtgtggtctgaccagtactgtacacagtattctatgtgtggtctgaccagtactgtacacagtattccatgtgtggtctgaccagtactgtacacagtattctatgtgtggtctgaccagtactgtacacagtattctatgtgtggtctgaccagtactgtacacagtattctatgtgtgatctgaccagtattgtacacagtattctatgtgtggtctgaccagtactgcacacagtattccatgtgtggtctgaccagtactgtacacagtattctatgtgtggtctgaccagtactggacacagtattctatgtgtggtctgaccagtactgtgcacagtattctatgtgtggtctgaccagtactgtgcacagtattctatgtgtgatctgactagtactgtacacagtattctatgtgtggtctgaccagtactggacacagtattctatgtggtctgaccagtactgtacacagtattctatgtgtggtctgaccagtactggacacagtattctatgtgtgttctGATCAGTACTgttgtattctatgtgtggtctgaccagtactgtacacagtattctatgtgtggtctgaccagtacttaacacagtattctatgtggtctgaccagtactgtacacagtattctatgtgtggtctgaccagaacttaacacagtattctatgtgtggtttgaccagtattctatgtgtggtctgaccagtactggacGCAGTATTCTATGTGAGTTCTGATCAGTACTgttgtattctatgtgtggtctgaccagtactgtacaaaatattctatgtgtgatctgaccagtactgtacacagtattctatgtgtggtctgaccagtactgtacacagtattctatgtgtggtctgaccagaacttaacacagtattctatgagtggtctgatcagtactgtacacagtattctatgtggggtctgactagtactgtacacagtatactATGTGTGGTCTCATCAatcctgtacacagtattctatgtgtggtctgaccagtacttaacacactattctatgtgtggtctgaccagtactgtgtacagtattctatgtgtggtctgatcagtactgtacacagtattcaatgtgtggtctgaccagtactgtacacagtattctatgtgtggtctgaccagtactgtgcacagtattctatgtgtggtctgaccagtactgtacacagtattctatgtgtggtctgaccagtactgtacacagtattccatgtgtggtctgaccagtactgtacacagtattccatgtgtggtctgaccagtactgtacacagtattctatgtgtggtctgaccagtactgtacacagtattctatgtgtggtctgatcagtactgtacacagtattctatgtgggatctgatcagtactgtacacagtattctatgtgtggtctgaccagtactgtacacagtattccatgtgtgatctgaccagtactgtacacagtattctatgtgtggtctgaccagtactgtacacagtattctatgtgtggtctgaccagtactgtacacagtattctatgtgtggtctgaccagtactgtacacagtattctatgtgtggtctgaccagtatctgtacacagtattctatgtgtggtctgaccagtactgtgcacagtattctatgtgtggtctgaccagtactgtacacagtattctatgtgtggtctcatcaatcctgtacacagtattctatgtgtggtctgaccagtacttaacacagtattctatgtgtggtctgaccagtacttaaCACagaattctatgtgtggtctgacaagtactgtgtacagtattctatgtgtggtctgatcagtactgtacacagtattccatgtgtggtctgaccagtactgtaaacagtattctatgtgtggtctgaccattactgtgcacagtattctatgtgtggtctgactagtactgtacacagtattctatgtgtggtctgactagtactgtacacagtattctatgtgtggtctgactagtactgtacacagtattttatgtgtggtctgaccagtactgtacacagtattctatgagtggtctgaccagtactgtacacaatattctttgtgtggtctgactagtgatttatagagtgctagaattatttccttgtcgtgggcatctatgcaccTATTGATGCCTCctgtgattttatttgccttggcagcagctgcccgacactggtcactacagctaaatttactattaactaagactcctaaatccttttccatgtcagtcgtcccaagtgtgctcccatttaatacataatcccagcccggatttttcttccccatgtgcattaccttacatttatcagtgttgaacctcatctgccacttcccagccataacctccaacctatccagatccatttgtaacagttcactgtcctctaatgtgttatctactatacacagtgcactgtcctctattgtgttatctactatacacagtgtactgtcctctatagtgtttaccgctttacagagtttagtatcatctgcaaagattgctactttactattcaacccctctacaaggtcgttaaatatattaaatagaacaggacccaagatggacccctgtggtaccacactagtaacagtcacccaatcagaataagtaccattaataaccaccctgtgtttcctatcactgagccagttacttatccacttgcacacattctctcccagccccatccttctcattttatgcaccaaccttttatgtggcactgtatcaatttttttggaaaaatccagatatacaacattcagcgatttcccctggtccagtctggagctcacctcctcataaaagctgatcaggttagtttgacaggactgatccctcataaagccatgctgatatgcatcccagaattgcatcccttagaaagccctcaaacaatttacataccatggaggttaaactaacaggcctataattcccggggtcaccttttgatccctttttaaatattggtaccgcatttgccatgcgccagtcctggggaatagAGTCCcttaatattaaaaataggggtctgtctatcacattacttaattcctttagaacacgggggtgaatgccatctggacggcggcagattttttttttgtaggcggcactgtatttattcctgggttagacatgtgacctgtacttcttcctgggttagacaggtgacctgtactggggcgtttaccttatctcgctgtatttcccctggcatttcattttcccctATGAATaccgtggagaagaatttgtttaatatatttgctttttcctgagccCCGTTTATaacttcttcctcatcattttttaaggggcccactctttcattttttatctttttgctatttatacagttagagaacattttggggttagttttactctctttggcaatgagtctttctgtctctatttttgcgatttttatgttttatttttttttttttacatattttacatttttctctatagctttttaatgcttcttcattgtcatcctgttttagtagtttaaatgctttatttttgtcgtttattgcccccttaatatttttgttcatccatattagttttcttttatttctataaggtatatacatcttacagtgagaatttaagatatttttaaaattctcccatttagtgtcagtattcttgtttttgaggacattatcccattttatattgttaagggcttctctgagttgatcggactttgccttcctaaagttcattgtttttgtggcccctcgagagattcccttattgaattcATAATGACAGACAGGTAAGTATAATAGTAAAAGCTCGTCTCCTCTGCACCCGCTTTGTTCAGCTATGTTCTTCTTATAGAGTCCcttaatattaaaaataggggtctgtctatcacattacttaattcctttagaacacgggggtgaatgccatctggacggcggcagattttttttttgtaggcggcactgtatttattcctgggttagacatgtgacctgtacttcttcctgggttagacaggtgacctgtactggggcgtttaccttatctcgctgtatttcccctggcatttcattttcccctATGAATaccgtggagaagaatttgtttaatatatttgctttttcctgagccccgtttataatttcttcctcatcattttttaaggggcccactctttcattttttatctttttgctatttatacagttagagaacattttggggttagttttactctctttggcaatgagtctttctgtctctatttttgcgatttttatgttttattttttttttttacatattttacatttttctctatagctttttaatgcttcttcattgtcatcctgttttagtagtttaaatgctttatttttgtcgtttattgcccccttaatatttttgttcatccatattagttttcttttatttctataaggtatatacatcttacagtgagaatttaagatatttttaaaattctcccatttagtgtcagtattcttgtttttgaggacattatcccattttatattgttaagggcttctctgagttgatcggactttgccttcctaaagttcattgtttttgtggcccctcgagagattcccttattgaattcATAATGACAGACAGGTAAGTATAATAGTAAAAGCTCGTCTCCTCTGCACCCGCTTTGTTCAGCTATGTTCTTCTTATACATAAATGCTGAAAATAATACAttatattccatgtgtggtctgagtaGTGATCTACATAGAGAAAATACTGTGTTCTTGTCATGAGCCTTTAAGACTcttttgatacatcccatgacttccTGGCTGCCTGGCATTGGTCAATAAAGTTACATTTACTGTTCACCAATATCCCCTATATCCTTCTTGGCGGCCATGTAACCCAGTGATTTACTATTTAAtacaaccttacatttatcagaccTTATAAAAATTCACAGCTTATTATAGGGAGCCCCTGCCTAGTCAGCATATACATAAGTTTGGACAAGGATCATCATTCTGTGTTAGCAATTCATAAACATATGCAAAATATAACAATCTGAAGTCATGCCATATAGGCAAATAATACCAGATAAGCAAATGAGTAATGTAAAGATGCTAAAAACCAAAAATCACTGAGGAAAGAGCAGACTGGCAGATCTTGAGGTAAACATTGTACCCATGGCGGTGCCAGATGAATACATAAATGGTGGACAGGTAATGTGCTCTCTACCAATAGAGGGACAACATGGTGAACGCACAAATTCAACCCTTGAGGTTTATGTCCATCACAGGGTTAAAATAAATCAATAtggatgtgataaaaaaaaagtgtgatggGAAGATGTTTTGACACATAAATAACCCCAAGATTGATAACTTGTCTTGGTTTTGCAATCCACTCAATTCCTTAATTCCTTTGGTCGTCTCCTCAGCACAAATTCACCAATATCCCCCATAGCCTTCTCAGGGTTAATCTGTGATTTACTACTCAACACATAATTGTAACAACTTTACATCAGACCTTATAAAATTCACAGCTTATAATAGGAAGCCACTGCCTAGTCAGCATATACATGAGTTTGGACAAGGATCATCATTCGGTTTTAACAATTCATAAACATATGCAAAATATAACAATCTGAAGTCATGCCATATAGGCAAATCATACCAGATAAGCAAATGAATAATGTAAAGGAGCTAAAAACCAAAAATCACTGAGGAAAGAGCAGACTGACAGAACTTGAGGTAAATATTGTACCCATGGCGGTGCCAGATGAATACATAAATGGCAGACAGGTAAGTGTGGGACAAAAGAGGGGAAATATGGAGAGAGCGTATAGAAGAAAATCATGTGCATTAAGTCCAAACCCACTGCAGCCAATAAATGAGGCGCAGGCTCAGATAATCATCAGGGAAAGAAAAGCTGTGGATTGGCTAAAGTGAGTGTAGtgtattttgttattttaaaGACTTAGGCTGCATCCACATCACATTTGGGGCATAAGGCAGCTGGTGGGAATATTTGAAAACTGACTACTACCCTATCTCCGCTGGACCGATGCCatacccttttcattttaatcagCCAGTGACTCCGGTTGGGTAATTTTTGGACTGTTTCTGTTTTTGTTGTGGACTGAAACCGATGCAGacccctttggctgttcgggcatgctgggatttgtagttttccaacaacaGGCAGCAGGCTGCATAGGAAACATCGCTGTAGAGGTATTACTACTCTATGGTTCAAAACTTTCCCAGGAACAGAATTTAtaatgaaattccaaaaatgatgATTTGATGACAGATATCTTGGCATCTCATGGAGGGAGCACTCACCTACATCTGGGCTCAGTACGGTCGTCTTGCATACATTACTGCTGCTCGAGCAGTTCCTCTGCTCTGTACACTCTGAGCTCAGTGTTTCATCCGGGCAGTAGTAACAAACTATTGATCCACCTTAAAGagacaaaaaatgtaataagcaaaaacatagcaaaaaataaataaacataattaaACACTACTGTCTAATATATAAACAAATTAACTTAGCACTTACTTCATGTCATGTCTTATACCTCATCACATATACCTCATCCAGCGCTGTATTTACAATTCTAAAGTTAAGGGGTTTTCCagtataaaaaatgatcaaaaagatgTGTTGCTAGGGTtcgggttaaaaaagaaaaaaagtgataattACCCTGATTCCCTGCAGCTCCTTCCAGTCCCCTGCTGCTCGTCTCTATTCCCGACTCCTGAGATGAGAGGACAAAGCAGGacctgcccgctcagccaatcactgcccaagactggacagcactgtggtcactgattggctgagagggcaggtcctgctccaactTCTTGTCTTGGTAACAGGAAGAAGAGACGAGCATGGAAAGATCAGAAGGAGCTGTGGGCGACCAGGGTAAGTaagtattgctttttttttcttttttacccaagcaaaacataaaaaattatacaGGACTAGATTACCTCTTTAAATGatgtcttatactccagttaCAGCTATTGCTGCATTTAAAGTTCAGCTGTTGCATCATGTTTTATCTATCagtctcctccagagctgcagtcacatcacctccagaactgcactcact from Hyla sarda isolate aHylSar1 chromosome 5, aHylSar1.hap1, whole genome shotgun sequence encodes:
- the LOC130274602 gene encoding secreted Ly-6/uPAR-related protein 1-like codes for the protein MKIIWVFLVALALFSRRGGSIVCYYCPDETLSSECTEQRNCSSSSNVCKTTVLSPDVGFPFQGNEVVIRGCSSSTSCIADDPDSLGDSKIIFCCNTDLCNNRGINATIPDGAAHISVATGAILLGISVLLMITWL